A window of the Henckelia pumila isolate YLH828 chromosome 3, ASM3356847v2, whole genome shotgun sequence genome harbors these coding sequences:
- the LOC140888759 gene encoding LOB domain-containing protein 4-like: MKESSGRKQGATSPCAACKLLRRRCTQDCVFSPYFPADEPHKFASVHKVFGASNVKQNAPEMKYKIICGIQDEEKNWNLQELPEHQRGDAVSSMVYEANARVRDPVYGCVGAISSLQQQIDVLQTQLAFAQAEVVHMRLRQLENASPSSRDSQSHKAKSHFNMDMVVDQDTMDTSLWH, from the exons ATGAAAGAAAGTAGTGGTAGAAAGCAAGGGGCGACGTCTCCGTGCGCCGCGTGCAAGCTTCTTCGGCGGAGATGTACGCAGGATTGCGTGTTTTCGCCGTATTTTCCTGCCGACGAGCCCCACAAATTTGCTAGCGTTCACAAAGTGTTTGGTGCCAGCAATGTCAAACAAAATGCTCCAG AaatgaaatataaaataatcTGTGGGATCCAAGATGAGGAAAAAAACTGGAATTTGCAGGAGCTTCCGGAGCATCAGAGAGGCGACGCCGTGAGTTCCATGGTATACGAAGCGAACGCAAGGGTGAGAGACCCTGTCTACGGGTGCGTGGGCGCCATATCTTCTCTGCAGCAGCAGATTGATGTGCTGCAGACTCAGCTAGCATTCGCGCAGGCGGAGGTGGTTCACATGCGCTTGCGTCAATTGGAGAACGCGTCTCCCTCGTCAAGGGACTCGCAATCCCACAAGGCCAAGTCCCATTTTAACATGGACATGGTCGTGGATCAAGATACTATGGACACTTCCCTTTGGCATtga